TTTTAATTCTCTAGAAATATCTTTATTTTGATTAATTTGTGAATAAGTCATTGTTAAATCCTCCTTTAAGTATTTATATCGCAAAGTAATAATATTCACCGATAACTTTAATATTATTTTTAATATTGTTATAGTTTATTCTTGATCTATTTAACTCTATATTAAATAGATCATTAGTTCTTTTATGCTTATAATGTTCGCAATCGTTTAAAACACAGGAAAATAAATTAAATATATTTTCATTAAATTCATATTCATGCTTTTTTATGTTATATTTATTCCATGACGATATATGAAACATAATCTCACATATTTCTTCTTTTTTCTTAAAAGAAAGCAATTTATTTAAAGCAATAATAAAATCTATATTCTCAAAATATGAAAGAAAATTTATAAAATTCAAATTACTTTTAATACTAAAAGACTTTATATAAATAAATAATTCATCTAATATATTTTTTTCAATTATTTTATACATATTTCTCAGAATTTGTGCGCATTTGTAATTATACATACAATTTCCATAATCATTAAAAACATAAATAAGAGCAAATGATGTATCTTCAAAATTAGTAATATATTTTGATATTTCTTTTAAAGACTTTGCATTTAAAAGTCCTTCTGGTAGCAATGCAGAGTCATCTAAAATATATTTTGTATGAAATCCTTCAAATGTTTTGTCATTTGAGTGATAAATTATTTTTAACTCAGGATAGTGCAATTCCACTTCTGAAACATAAAAGTTATTATATAAATAATGGTGAAAATATTTAGCTTGACTTATTTTAAATTTTTCAGAAACAATTTTATAACACTTATCTAAAGATTTTTGTTTCACAAATGTATCTAATTCATCCATCTTATTATCAAAAATTAGTTGCTTTATATTATTGTATTCTCTACTCATTCCATTGTTACATTTTAAGTCATTATCAATTATTATTTCCATTTTAAAATCCTTTATTATTATCTACCAAGGAGTTTCAGTAGAAAATTTTCTCCCATTACAATTATAAAGTATCTTAAATTCTTTGTTATTATAAAATCTATTCTTTAAATGATAATTACAACTATTACATATATAAATGCACTTATAATCATAGCTACTTTCATTCATTCCTGAATCTGTTAATTGAAATTCATTAAGCATCAAAACATAATGTTCATTATCATGTTTATTCCCACATAAATTACAAATTGCTTTATACTTCCCTTTATTAGTAAGACTTTGTTTGTTAAAATTTATTTCTTTTTCTAATATTGATAATGAAATTTTTTCCAAATTTGAACCGCAATCAATGCACAAAAAACAAATATCCTCTATATGACTAACTTCATGAGTATATTTATCTCCAGCACAATACGAAAAATCAAATATTTTTGAATATGATTCAATTTCTTTATTACATGCAGCACAATATCCCCATCCAGATTCTTTTAATTTAGAACTATTTAAAGAACTAATATCATTTTCAGTTGAACAAAACATAAAAATAGAACCTCCATAGTTAATTAAATTTAGCTAAAACAAAATATTGGGTGTTGATAATTTTTAATTGCAAAGTCCATCCAGTATATGAACCAATCAATGATTTCAATACAAAATTTAGGGTATGCTTCTGTTAATGATTCAAGTTTTTTTTGCTTAAAAATTGTTAAATGATGTTTTGTTAATAAAGCTATGTTTGCTTCTTGGAATAGAGAATATTCATATATTCCATACTCACCAGCTTCATTTCTAATTTGTTCCTTACTAAAATATTTTCTTAGACCTGTAATTTCAATAAACTCATCCATTGTTCTATTACTCAAATTTATTTCATTTTTCCCTTCAATTGGGGCATTTTTATCAAATATTTCTTCAACATTAAAATTTATATAGGAACAACTTTCTGGGTCTTCTGGTAAAATTTTTAATTTTCCAATACCTATATTTATGCTCATACTAACCTCTTATTTACAAATGATTAAAAATTTAAACTATCAAGATTTAAAGTTATGGTTTCATCATTATCTGTAATTTTTTTATGTTCAATTGTCGATTCTATTTCTTTATTTTCATCTTTTATTTTTTCACAATTCGATGAATTTTCATTATGAATAAAATTATTACTTTTATTCATATCTGTTAACATCTTTTCTAAATTTTGGTCTATTTTAGGTTGGTTAATTTCATTATTTATTAAATTGGATGCAAGTCCAATAGATATTTCTTTCGAAGGCCGTTTCATCCATTCAGGCTCTATGCATTTCTTATAAGGCCGTTTGATCGGTATAATTGGAAATCTAAGTTTAAATATAACGGGCATTTCTGAAATTTTAAGGAAAAATATTGCTCCGTGTTTTAAAGTTGCTGGAGGTATCGATGATAACTCGCCAGTAGAAATTGCATCTTCAACTACTTGTTCTTCTGATAACGACAAAGAATATTTTCCAGAGGTGCCCATTGAACGTGTACGAGTTATTTTTTTATATCTATTTTTCCCAAACATCCTCACAAAATACTCAGCATACTCTGGTGTTTCAGCTCTTCCGACCATTTTAGATGAAAAAGCATTTAGAATGACTTCTGTTCCGCCATCTTTTTCATATTTTTTTCTAATAACACCAACTTCTTGAATTCCAACGAACATGCAAACACCCATTCCCCTCAATAGCTTTGCACCATTAGCTAAAGATTTAACCCTAGGAATTGCGCCTAATTCGTCTAAAAATAATCCTAAACGTCTTTCTCTTGATTCTGGTAAATTCAAAGTTTCGTTTACAAATAAATCAATTACAATTCCTGAAAAAAATCCTGAAATTTCGGGGTAAAGTTGTTTGAATGGTACGATCAAAAATAATGTTTTTTCTTCTTCTCCTTTAGCCCATTTTTTAATAGAAAATCCGTCAACAGTTTTTGGCCAAGCACGAGCTAAAATATCAAAATTTTGTAAGCTGGCTCTGATATTTTGAAATATTCCTGCACTTGTCTCTCCAACTAAAAGTTTTCCTGTTTTTGGGTCATAACCACAATCTCGTAGAGTTTGTAAACCTCCTGGATGGTATTCTTCCAAAATTCGCAAGATGTTCTCACTAGCAACTGTTTCAAGTACTTCATTCATATTCCAGTTGTAGGGCTTAGTTTTTTGAAGAAATTTTATTGATCCAAGGGCAATGTCTCTTGCTGCAAGAGCAAAAAAATCACCATTCCCACCTGTAAGAGGAATTAATTGACTTATAAACTCAATTGCTTCTAATTCAGTCGCCACATCTTCAGCAACATTCCATGCTGGTGACCTTGCATCAAACGGAGATAATATTGTAACGCCTTCTTTTTCACCTAAAAGCTCGCAAAAATCTCCTTTATTGTCTAAAATTAAAGATCGATATTTTAATTCAAAAAATTGTAAAATTATAGGTGTTAAAAATGCCGTTTTTCCTGCACCCATACCACCAATAATTAATAAATTTAAAACTTCAATATGCTTAGGTAACCGAAAGTTTTTAAAAAATTTATACCCAGTTGAGTTTCTAACAAGTAGTTCGGTTACAAGTCTATTTTCAGCACTTTTGATATCCCTAATTACTTCGTTACCTTCTTCAAGTTCTCTTATTGTACCAACCTTATTTTGCTTTGATAGATATTCGAGACCCTGCAAAATTGGAGCTAATCCAAAGGTTAAGAATGATACAGATAATTTTGAAGTTAAATCGTATTTTTCATATTTATCTTCTATTATTTTCGCATATTTAAAAAATTTATTAACATATCCGAACATAAATAGTGATGAAATAAAAAACAAAAATATCATTATTAATTTGTAATTTGTTAAATAATGTTCTCTTAAATAAGCAAACGCCATGTTGTGATATGATGAAAAATTATCAAAACTTGGAAAATGATAGTTTTTCATCAAAAAATTTGACATTGATGACATTGTTATTACAGCAGGTATTCCAATATATGCAATTAATGTAAGAAATATTATTAAAATATTTCTTTGCTTATAACTATTTAATTTATAAGATGATACTATATAAGTTGAAAATACTAGGAAGAAAAAACATAAAATATAAACAGTAAAGAAAAAATTTATCAATATATTCATAGCAAACTCACTTAAAATGAAAGTTTTTTTTCAATAAATCAATGCAACTATTTTTGTACTCTGAGTTTTTCTGAAGAAGCCGCAACTGAAATAGATGAGTCCATAATTTTGTACTTATTAATGTCACTAGTGATAATATTTTTTGTTATTTTAAACCAAAACATGAAAATAAATAAACACATAAAAAAAGCTAAATTATAATTAAAACTGTAAAAATATTTATTAAAATCAATCAGTATAACTTCACTTATACTAAACTTTTGTATTATATATATAATAGATAAACTAAGGCTAAAAATAAATATTGACATATAAATAAATATTTCTAATATTTCAAGTATAGGAGCAATAAGTTCTCCTAGAAAATAATAAGTTAATCTGTTAAATTTAATTATTTTACTATCCATTTTATCAAACCTCATTTTAATTAATATGTTTTATTTGGCATCTGAGACTGGATTATTTCAAAATAATCAATCCAATCTTGAGTAACATTTTTGAATTTCAACCATTCAGAAATCCACTTATTTTTATATTTCTTTATAAATTCACGAGCATTATTTATATCTTCTTTATCTGCTACTCCAACAAAAGATAATGTTAAAGAATCAAATAATATTTCAAACAATTTATTTCCTGACTCAGAACTTAAATAATAATGTCTTTTTGGTTGTGCATTAGCTATAATATCAATTTGCTTTTCATTTAATCCAAATGATTGATAGATTTCGTAAGTCATTGGATTTTTCTTTGATGCCAAATGGTTTGGTAAATATATTTTTGTTTTACAAGATTCGAGAATGACAGAAACTATTTCTGACTTATAAATTTCATTAACACTTTGTGTTGCAAATATTACTGCACAATTTTGCCTCCTTAATTCTCTAAGCCATTTTTCAATTTTTTTAGAAAAAACTTCATGCTTAAAATAAGTCCACGCTTCATCCAATATTAATAATGTAGGAGAACCGTCCAAACTTTTTTCTATTTTTCTAAACATATAAGTTAATGCTGGAATTAATATTTGTTCGCCTTTATCCATGAGATCATTCATCTCAAAAACACAAAAACGAGATTCTGCAATAAAGTCTTCACTTCCATCAAACATATGGCCATATCTATTAATATCAACATATGGTTCTAAGGCTTGTTTAACAGCATAATTTTGTACTTGACTAACAAATTTACTAAGTTTTCTTTCAGATGATTTATTTGTTTCTTTAGTCATTAGTGTCAAGACATCTGAAATAGATGTTTGTTCTTCAATTGAAATTGGCCTGTTATGTTGTAAAGAAACAATTGATGAGATCCATTCTTCAGCCCAACTTCTACCATTAATATCATCTATGTCAGCTAAAGGACAAAAGGATATATTCTTACCTAAAATAATGTCTTTCTCATTATCTTTATTTGCTGAAAGTTCAAAGAAAGATCCTCCCACTGCATTACAAAGTACATATTGAGAACATAATTTATCAAAAACAAATACTCTTGAATTCTTATAACGAAACTGTTGTGCTGCTATAAAAGCGAGGAGTGCGGTTTTTCCTGAACCTGTTGAACCTATCATCAACGTGTGCCCTACATCCTTTACATGTAATGAACAGCGAAATGGGGTTCTTCCGTAGGACGCAGCGTAAAACATTGGAGGAGCAGGCTGACCAGTATTCTTATTATTATATTTAGGATTAGGATGTTCTGCTTCACCACTCCATGCGGCTGTTAATGGCATAATATGAGATAGATTGTGCGTGGAAATTAGGGGCTTCCTTACATTAGCATAAGCTACTGCTGGGATAGAGCCTAGATACGCCTCTACTGCATTTACACATTCAACCGTGCAAGGAAACCGTAAATTCTCCAATATTCGAATTATTTCTTTAGAATTATTTTCAATATTTTCTTCGTCTTCATCCATTAATACTATTGAAGATGAATAAAACCCAAATGATATCTCATTTTTCTGGTTTTCATTAACAGCTCGATCTGCATCATTCGCCATTGAAATAGCATCAGTTGAAAGATATGTTGTTGAAGTGGTTGATCCCAACTTGTCGTTCATAATTGCTTTAAAAGATGTTTTCGATTCATCCCAATCTTTTCTTTTATCTTCAATAAACTTTCTCGAAGTTGCTTGATCTAAAAATATAAATCTACTTGAGAATCTAAACTCAAAAGACATATTATTTAAAGCATCTAAAATTCCTGTATGTAAATAACTAGGAAAAGATTTAATTGTAATGACTTTAATTTTTTTATTACCAATTTTTGGTTTAAATCCACCAATAAAATCTTTTGATGCTAATATATAATCAATATACATAGGAATGATTGGAAGCGAAACTTTATGCCGTAGTCCTGTTATGCAGAAGTGAAGATAAGTTAACGTTTCTTCATCGTTTAATTTTCTTGTGTAAATTACCGCATCAAAAATATTAAAAAATCTATTTATTGAATCTTCAAATTTTATTAGCTCTTTGTCCATCGCGCTTGAATTATGTTTAGCTTGTTTATCTTCAGCCTCAAAGATGAAATTCATTTTCTTAGTTAAAATTGATGGTGGTGTATAAGTCAAAGTTAAATAATATTTATTTTCAAAACACAAACCATTAGATTCGAAAGTTTGTCTTCTCGATGTGTCTATTAATCTTGTAACTGGATCAGGAAAATAACATTCGCTTTCACTAGGGTAATAAGTAACTTGAGTTCTTATTGTATCAACATGTGTTATCCAACCATCGCCAAGTTTCATTAATGAAGCATTTACCATATTACTGACTTGTCCAAGCTCATATTCGGTTGAGCTTGAAAGATCTCTTCCTCGAATTTCATATACTGTTGAAAATCCACCACTTTTTAGAAAAATAACTCCATTATTTACAAAGCCAATATAAGGTAAATATGAATCAAAACCTCGTTTTTTTTTAAAAAATTTAGACCAAGTAGACCACATTTATATTTTTCCTCGCATATTAATATCTCCAATAAATTTCATTAAAAGTTTTCTTTTAAAATATTTACTTTAGTTGTTGAAGAAATAAAACCATCTGATAAAAAGTGTCGGTAATATATTGAAAAAATTTTTTCATCTTTTGCAAATGCTTTTTGCAAAAGAATATGTGTCAAACTACCAAAAACTATAGTTATTAAAGAAAAATAAAAATTGATACTTGCAAAAAGATAAATCCCAAGTAAAACCCAAAATAATAAATTTCTTACAAACCATTGTGATGGCATGCTTGATAAAACCGATGGTCTTATTAATGATTGATGTACATAACTAACATGCATATCTTCCATAATACTTTCCTCTTTTTAAAATTGAGCACCTAAGAGTGTGCTTACAATTCCTTTAGCGCCAAGAATTATTGCTCCACCTATTACAGTTCCTATTAATCTTCTAAAACCAGCTTCTTTATTATCAGATATTAAAAAAGCATATCCTGCCCACAAAATACCAATTAAAATTAATGAGCCACCAACGTAA
Above is a window of Silvanigrella paludirubra DNA encoding:
- a CDS encoding VirB3 family type IV secretion system protein, with translation MEDMHVSYVHQSLIRPSVLSSMPSQWFVRNLLFWVLLGIYLFASINFYFSLITIVFGSLTHILLQKAFAKDEKIFSIYYRHFLSDGFISSTTKVNILKENF
- a CDS encoding TrbC/VirB2 family protein — translated: MLLKKIIRSFVVLQMSILSSKAFSSNGASGAGLPWEAAIDKIQQSLFYVGGSLILIGILWAGYAFLISDNKEAGFRRLIGTVIGGAIILGAKGIVSTLLGAQF
- a CDS encoding type IV secretion system DNA-binding domain-containing protein, giving the protein MNILINFFFTVYILCFFFLVFSTYIVSSYKLNSYKQRNILIIFLTLIAYIGIPAVITMSSMSNFLMKNYHFPSFDNFSSYHNMAFAYLREHYLTNYKLIMIFLFFISSLFMFGYVNKFFKYAKIIEDKYEKYDLTSKLSVSFLTFGLAPILQGLEYLSKQNKVGTIRELEEGNEVIRDIKSAENRLVTELLVRNSTGYKFFKNFRLPKHIEVLNLLIIGGMGAGKTAFLTPIILQFFELKYRSLILDNKGDFCELLGEKEGVTILSPFDARSPAWNVAEDVATELEAIEFISQLIPLTGGNGDFFALAARDIALGSIKFLQKTKPYNWNMNEVLETVASENILRILEEYHPGGLQTLRDCGYDPKTGKLLVGETSAGIFQNIRASLQNFDILARAWPKTVDGFSIKKWAKGEEEKTLFLIVPFKQLYPEISGFFSGIVIDLFVNETLNLPESRERRLGLFLDELGAIPRVKSLANGAKLLRGMGVCMFVGIQEVGVIRKKYEKDGGTEVILNAFSSKMVGRAETPEYAEYFVRMFGKNRYKKITRTRSMGTSGKYSLSLSEEQVVEDAISTGELSSIPPATLKHGAIFFLKISEMPVIFKLRFPIIPIKRPYKKCIEPEWMKRPSKEISIGLASNLINNEINQPKIDQNLEKMLTDMNKSNNFIHNENSSNCEKIKDENKEIESTIEHKKITDNDETITLNLDSLNF